GAGCTTTCGCAATTGCCTTTGAAAGTTCGTCATTGTACATGCTTAGCACAtccaaaaattcaagaaaattgcCACGATTAGATGAACTAGATTTCTCATCATGGTCTCTAAATGGAATTCCTTGAAGTGCAAGCAACAACACCACATGTATGTGAGCCTTTAATCGAAGACGATTAGTTGCGATttgttcatcattaaaattatcgAATCTCCTTGATATGTGTTGTTGTTTGTTCATTAAATCCTCATATGCCTTTTCAGCATTACAATAGGGTGAAGATACATTATCTTTCCCTATATGGTTGAGGAAAGCACAAGCTTTTCCATTTCGAACTTTCTTCCAACTATTAAATCCATTAACAGTAAATGCAGTTTGATTTGAGCATCCCGATGACTTATTGAAGATAAAACATAGAAAACAATATGCTTTATCTTTAGCTGGTGAAGACTCCAACCAAGGAAATTGTTCATACCAAGTAGATTGAAATCTTCGTGGatgcttaatatttttatttagtgGATATTCTTGAAGAATAGGTTGGTATGCCTTCAGATTCAAATAAGCTCGACGAATTTCCTCTCTTTGGTTAGGATGATATTCCCAAATTTGTCGACGCAATCCTGGATCACGCTCTAAAGAATCGAGATCAACCTCTTCAATTTCTGTATTTTTGAATCTTTTAGGAGAAAATTCAGATGGAAGATCATTGTTATTTGATCTTGTCGATGGGGTTATAGGAGTAGCCGGATTTGGTTCATTTGCTCTCTTCCTTTGAAAAAACTTATCAATCGTAACAGATTTTCCCATTTAAAATATATGAAACTTTTAACAATGAAaaactcaaattattttaaaataagtgaataataattaataacaaCAATATTAAACCAAATATTAAGTCAGTGAATAATAACAACATCATACAATAAAAAAAacaccaagttttttttttctattaatcaaatattaaatCAACAATTCCAACTTCAACTATTTCATCATTTAGGCactttaatttctaaaatcacAAGATTTAATTTAAATGCTTAAAATTAATCATTTGAGAACAACAAACAAAAGAATCTAGCAAAAAGGAGAAAagcaaacaaaataaaagaaTCTAGTAAAATTATGGGCTTTAAACATTTCTATTCTTAGTAAAATGTTATAAATCATAAGTCATAATAGAGATAAATCTATAGGTTTAGGTTACTTCAAAGTCACGGGCCCAACAACTAAATGGTAGGACCATTGATGGATATCTTTTATAATATAATATGTTTGCTTGTGTGTGCATATATTAtaggtaaaagaaaaaaaaatctaaaacaacCTTCACTTTCAACAATCAGCAGCAAGAAACCAAGAAGGACAAGGAGGGCCatgtaaaattaattattataatttttttctaacaAAATGTATGGAATTGTTTTTGTTTGGTCCTCTGACTTTGCCTCCTGTGTTCTTCTCGCCTCATTCATAAATAAAGGTATTAGGTATATCATAAATAATAAATCTGTGATAAACATTAAGCAACCTAAGCTTCATAGTGGGGTTAGCTTACGGGGTAGAAAGTAGAAAGAAGAtggaaaataccaaaaaaaaagtttttctcttgttcccttctCAGTTCTCAGTTTTAAgggtttcaaaaatcaaaaccctAAGGACTAAGGAGCGAGTAGAATgaaattatacctttcttttgaatctGGCTCGAGAATATTTTCGTCGCACGAGACTCCACATCCAACGCCCGATTGCTCGTTCAAAGGCACCGGAGCAAGTGTCGAACGACGAGTAGGGCTGCAGCAGTGCAAGACTACAAGCGTATTTGTTTTTATCCCAATTCCCAAATGAGTTTATATTTAGTATTCACTAATAATATtgttaataattaatattattattaatagggGGCTCCGCCCATTTATCATAATATCAGCATCCCACATTACCTCCTGCAAATTAGTAACAACCTGCAATGGGTAAAGCGGTCTCAATCATATTTGATCACCGAGCCTCGCCTCCTTCAAGCAGTGCATTGCCACCCTGAGCCATGGTGCGGTGATAAAGTGgtgggattttttttttccttatgtaCCAAGAGTTTGAATTTTATAATGGTATTTTTGAATGCTCGTAAAGTTTGAATCATTAATGAAATTGAAGATCTTTCTTTAATTTATGTGTACTTCTGAATTTATTCAGTAATAAGCATATGGATTCAGACCGTCCACCTACAAAATTGATAGAATCTAATACTCATGGTCAGCTCAAGACATAGGCCTAGGCCCTTATTATATTGGGGtccataaattttatatatatatatatatatatatctatataaattaaatataaatattattttaaaaacatatgagtttgatattaaatatttaaaattttaaaatttttattgattaaatttggattttttttatttgtattagATTTAATTGATCATTTTAATTTCCtactattaaaattagatttgtttcataatttatttttttaattaaaatttaattagtaattttaaattttttacttataaaactttaatttattaatcaaaattaaaatttgttaataaattaaaaatatttattggttatacttaattaatattttttcataaaaatatttttaaagtcaaAACATATTTAATATTATAGTATTATTTCtttcataaattttatttttctttcaatttttttaataattcaccaTTCATATtttctagctaaataaattttattaataatttatcaaagttaaaattgataaaaagagTTCACAAAGCTCCTCTCAATATAGGATTCTAAGTAAAAGTATCTAGTACTCGAACTTATTTCCTTTAGGTTACACATAATTTTATCGCTGTGTCccttcctcaaaattaaaaatgattgctatttttttaaaaatattataattaaaatgtatattaatagtattataataatttattacttgtttctaaattaattaatataaaatattttttattttttaaattttactaataataaaaaagtgaGATAAAGTTATTGTTATGTGACTTAATTGGTCATTACTTTCAATTGTATAAATAATCATTGGCAATATATGAAACtgtctttttaaattttactaataaaattaaatgtcgcCCCGGGGAGATTGAGTTGGCTAATACAAGGTATATATTGTTACAATGGGTAATGTGTCGAATCTTaacaaaatcaagaaaaatattcTCCTCGCAATGACCAACTGTAGCTTGATCGTAGAGTCGATCATGTTGAACTGTTAGAATGATAAATTTCACTTTTTActgtaataaataaaattaaatatttctaataatatttatttaaaaaatattattattttttttttcgccTAGAGTTGAGACTGTCATACTGATACTTATCAGCAAAGAATATCCTCTTACGAATTTATTATATAAAGTACAATTATATTAATATATCCTATTTTCATAAACTCGTTTTTATGGAATATGGTATGATAATCTCGTTTGTCAAGAACAATAGATAActcaatttgttaaaaaaaattggaCGTGAAAAGGGCTTTCAATGCAATTAGATTAAAAAATATTGGACGTGGCCTTTTTGAGAAGGCATCAGAATAGGACCGCGAGCGAACATTCTGGACCCGAAATCTGAAACCCGAAACCCTAAACTAAAAACCGGTACGACCATGCGGCCGTCTTAAGTTTCAAGCATCGCCCGGGCCGCGGATGCCATCTCCCACGCCGATCCCTCTTCTCGAGTAGCTCAAGTCCACCGCTGCCTCCGCCGCCGCCCTCCGCCGCCTTCAGCACGCTGGCCCCGACCTGCTCACCTACCCGTCTGCTTCACATTGTTCAAATGTGAAGGGGGGAAGCAAGAGAGAATCCAGGTGAGATGaatttttcacatttttcaaatgtAGGTTTGGACATTGGTGGTGAGATGGACTTGACTGCGGGAATCCAGGTGGCTCAGTTGCCTTCCTCTCCTTTTCTATGCACAGTCGCAATGATCCAGAGACTAAAGCTTCTTTCTATTTCTCCCTGCTTCTTTCTCCTTTCACCTCCTATTCACCACAGTATGATATACTAAAATGTCGTTATGATACCAAACACTATCATTCTAGTTAAAGACTAAAGCTTCAACACGATTCAAGATTTTGAATCTTGATTGTGCCTCTCTTGGCAAAGATCATGTAGAATGCATTCAACACTAGTAAACCAAATATTTAGTGCAGTTGATATTACTCAAGAGGATCAATGCTAATGAGGCACTATCTAAAGAGGGAGTAATGATATTTGACCCAAAAGGGGTGCCTTGATCCTTGATAAACTTTGTTATCCTTTTTGGGGAAAAAGACAGATGAACATGGAGATCACATGTTTACAACATGAAGTTTCACAATTCAAGCTGGAAAATTTagccatataggatatggaggtTGATTCGTGTCTAACACACATGTTTAATGGATAAACAATATGTTTTGACTTAAGCACACTtttcatacaagatccataatTTAAATACTAATGTCAACCTTAATCCATTGCAACAACCTTGGTCTGGATATCATAATAGTACAAGCTCTTATTGTATACATAAATTCTAGAATTAACTCAGGCCTATTTAAGACTAAGTTTTGATTACCTTATACAAATCCTATCAATGATTAGGATGTATTTGATTCTTGTGCTTCTCTTGATCATAACTGCACCAATGAATCCCCAAAAGCCAAACACAAATCCAGGAGCGAATCCAATGAAATACCAAATTCCTCCATGCTCATCATCATCTTTATGCATGCCCTCTTCTTCATTTGTCCCTCTACTATCAATGGTTAGGTTGTCACTTGGGCACTTAGTTTGGAGTGGTTCCCCACAAAGCTGAGAATTGCCAATATAGGATAAGTTGGTGAAAGATTGTAGCTGAGTGCCCGTTGGTATTTTTCCAATGAGATTGTTGTAAGATAAGTTTAGGGTGcccaaaaaatttaaattagagatGCTTGAAGGAATTCTACCCGACAATTGATTCTCTGAAAGATCAAGTGATTCTAGTTGACCCATGAGACCAATCTCATTTGGTATGTTTCCTAAGAAATGATTCGAAGACAAGTTGAGAAAGCGAAGGCCTTGGAGGTTTGTGATTTCTCTAGGAATGCTACTTGAGAGATTATTATTCGAGAGGTCAATGCTAGTAACAACTAAAAGCACATAAGTGGTGAATGGAAGTTCCGAATCTTTAGCATTTAAGATGACACTTTCCATGTAATAAATGGAACCACCATATAATGGAGCATCATATAATGGAGCAGATTCTTTTTTGTTCTGGCTCGCCATCATGGAGCTAAACATGCCAAAACTTGGAGGCAAAGAGCCAAAGAGATTATTGTGAGCCAGGTTTAGCACTTGGAGAGATGGGATCAAAGAGAGTTGTGGGGGAATTGCACCAGTGAAATTATTTGACCTTAGAGAAAGAACTCGTAATGTTGATAGTCTACTTCCAAACCAGCTGGGTATAGCTCCGGACAATTTATTCCAGCTCAAGTCCATAACTACAAGTTGCTTGCAATGTTGTAAAGTTGAGGGAATTGTACCAGATAAACTATTATTATTCATGTGCAGTGATTGCAGTCTGGCTAAAAGCCCAAATGTTCTGGGAATGCTGTCGGATAATTTGTTGTTGGAAACATCAATTATCCCTAACTCTGATGCATTACCCCAACAATCTGGGAGTGTTCCAGATAAATCATTATTGGCGAGGTTCACAATATGCAATTCTCTTTGTGTACAAATTGAAGACGGAATGCTGCCATTCAGTTTGTTGTTGAACAAAATCAGATAGGAAATACGCAACTCACCAAACATGCTTTTAGGAATTGGTCCAAAAAAGGAATTGTGAGAAAAGTCCAAATATGCATATGAAAGTTGCATTCTTGGAATGAAGCCTTCAAAGTTGTTGTAACTTAAATCGAAAGATCTTACATTCTTGAAGCATTCTAAAGAGCGCGGCAGCATCCCTCTCATATGATTGTGAGAAACATTTAGCCACATTTCGGGTAAGCACAAGCTCCAAAACCAATCAGGAAAAGCATCTGATATTCCATTATTTGATATGTCTAGGTTATTTAAAATGGTTTGGTTCCGCAGCCATGGAGGAAATCTAGGTCCCAAGTTGCAAGAGCCCATTATAATTGCTTCTGCTTGAAATGGAAGAAGCCAATCTTGGCTCACTTTGACTGACAAGTTGTTGTCAGATATATCCATGCTATATAAATTTGTGAGATTGGCAAAGTGGGCTTCTGTGATGTCTCCAACCAAGTGGTTTGACTCTAGGCCTAACCACTGTAATGCAGACAATTTCCCCAAGGATGCTGGAACTGAGCCACTCAATTGATTGAAACCAAGGCTTAGATAAATTAATCTTTGAAGCCTCTCAAAATTACTTGGAAAAGGACCGTTAAACTGATTTTTATACAAGTCAAGGTGAAGAGGTTTATTATTTCTGCATCTTGATAGTtgttcaaagaattcaacaatTCTCCCTGTTATATTGTTATAACCGAGAACAATTCCACTCAAGTTGCATAGACTTCCTAAGGTACCAGGGATCGATCCACTTATGTTGTTACCCGAGATATCGAGAAATTCTAACTGGTGGAGATTTCCAATTGAATCTGGTATCTTCCCACTAATCTGATTAGATACTAATTCCAAATTTTGCATTGCAGTTAGATTGCCAATAGTCTCCGGTAAGCCTCCAACAATTCTATTAACAGAAAGGTCCAGACTTGACATTTTACTCAAGTTTCCTATGCTTTTCGGTATTACACCTTCGAGACGGTTAAAACCGAGGAACAGGCCTTCTATATTGTAGAGATTGCCAAGTTGGTAGGGAATTTCTCCTTTGAAACCACATCCGGAAAGGTCCAAGTGCTGCAATTGAGTTAAAGATACAATCGAGCCAGGAATTTGATGGCCAGATAAGTTGTTCCCACTTAAATCTAGATACTTCAAATGCTTCAAATGAAACAATGAAGGATGCACCTCGCTTCTGTTGAAAACAGTTTGAGATTGCAAAATAGAGAGGTCAAGTTTGATAACATGACCTGTGACGTTGTGGCATCCTACACCTGCCCAACTGCAGCAATCATTGCCCTTCCATGGAGATAGCCGCCTATCGACGTCAGGGAATCCACTCCTCACGCTCAGGAGAGCTTTCATCTCCTTCTCTATGCAGAGTTGCAAAGATCCAGAGAAAAAAGAGACAGAAATCCAgaaaaggtaaagaagaaggttgtGTGTAGCACCAGTAGCCATGAGATGGGATGTTGCACAAAGAGTTCAACAAAGCCAGATCAACAAGAACTTTCGCAACATTTTTCTCCCTCTATTCcttatttaatttagataaaattaataggAAATATATGATCCATGGAAGTCAACATTGGCATTAATTTCTTGCCTAACTTTATCTCCCTCTCTCCCTTATTATatgatttaaataaaattaataggaaaTTTATGATCCATGGAAGTCACCATTAGCATTAATTTCTTGCCTAACTTTATCTCCCTCTCTCCCTTATTATatgatttaaataaaattaaaaggaaatttatGATCCATGGAAGTCACCATTAGCATTAACATCGTAACTGTTTCTACGGACTTGGAAGAAACCTAATAGCTGATTCACAATTGTCaccattatcaaaaaaaaaaaaaaaacagagacagCAAGTTACTAACGTAACTACAAGTAACTAGTAACTGACATAACTAATTTCCAtagataaaaagaaaaagactatCAAAGTATACCTAGGTATCTAACTAATCAAGGTTAGAAAACAGCACCAAATTTTATAGAAAAATGTG
This genomic stretch from Zingiber officinale cultivar Zhangliang chromosome 7A, Zo_v1.1, whole genome shotgun sequence harbors:
- the LOC121999454 gene encoding receptor-like protein EIX1, with product MATGATHNLLLYLFWISVSFFSGSLQLCIEKEMKALLSVRSGFPDVDRRLSPWKGNDCCSWAGVGCHNVTGHVIKLDLSILQSQTVFNRSEVHPSLFHLKHLKYLDLSGNNLSGHQIPGSIVSLTQLQHLDLSGCGFKGEIPYQLGNLYNIEGLFLGFNRLEGVIPKSIGNLSKMSSLDLSVNRIVGGLPETIGNLTAMQNLELVSNQISGKIPDSIGNLHQLEFLDISGNNISGSIPGTLGSLCNLSGIVLGYNNITGRIVEFFEQLSRCRNNKPLHLDLYKNQFNGPFPSNFERLQRLIYLSLGFNQLSGSVPASLGKLSALQWLGLESNHLVGDITEAHFANLTNLYSMDISDNNLSVKVSQDWLLPFQAEAIIMGSCNLGPRFPPWLRNQTILNNLDISNNGISDAFPDWFWSLCLPEMWLNVSHNHMRGMLPRSLECFKNVRSFDLSYNNFEGFIPRMQLSYAYLDFSHNSFFGPIPKSMFGELRISYLILFNNKLNGSIPSSICTQRELHIVNLANNDLSGTLPDCWGNASELGIIDVSNNKLSDSIPRTFGLLARLQSLHMNNNSLSGTIPSTLQHCKQLVVMDLSWNKLSGAIPSWFGSRLSTLRVLSLRSNNFTGAIPPQLSLIPSLQVLNLAHNNLFGSLPPSFGMFSSMMASQNKKESAPLYDAPLYGGSIYYMESVILNAKDSELPFTTYVLLVVTSIDLSNNNLSSSIPREITNLQGLRFLNLSSNHFLGNIPNEIGLMGQLESLDLSENQLSGRIPSSISNLNFLGTLNLSYNNLIGKIPTGTQLQSFTNLSYIGNSQLCGEPLQTKCPSDNLTIDSRGTNEEEGMHKDDDEHGGIWYFIGFAPGFVFGFWGFIGAVMIKRSTRIKYILIIDRICIR